From Halotia branconii CENA392, the proteins below share one genomic window:
- a CDS encoding pentapeptide repeat-containing protein produces the protein MKRQILAIATFLTTISVTTSVQAANSEQLRQLLATKECQNCDLSGAGLVMADLSGANLSGANLTGANLSRANLSGADLRGANLSGAGLFGVNLSEAKLSGANLAGADLRNTYLTNAEFNSAYLSGANFQGAVGIPLQIATPDEFYAWGVAEAQKGNQQQAINYFNQAIAAKPEYAGAYLARGVARYQIFDRQGAFQDAQIAEKLFTSQSNDPGIQTAQAFMKELQTPYSDKVSTGKPSFFDFVGSLGSVLLQFLPF, from the coding sequence ATGAAAAGGCAAATTTTAGCAATAGCTACATTTTTAACTACAATCAGCGTTACAACCTCCGTCCAAGCAGCAAATTCTGAACAACTGAGACAATTATTAGCAACCAAAGAATGTCAAAACTGTGACTTGAGTGGTGCAGGTTTAGTCATGGCTGATTTATCTGGAGCTAATTTAAGTGGTGCTAATCTTACAGGTGCTAACCTCAGTCGTGCTAATTTAAGCGGCGCTGATTTGCGGGGTGCAAATTTGAGTGGCGCTGGTTTATTTGGCGTTAACCTCAGCGAAGCTAAGTTAAGCGGGGCAAATCTAGCGGGTGCTGATTTAAGAAATACTTATCTCACAAATGCAGAATTTAACAGTGCTTATCTCAGTGGTGCTAACTTTCAAGGTGCAGTAGGTATACCATTGCAAATTGCTACACCAGATGAATTTTATGCCTGGGGCGTAGCAGAGGCACAAAAAGGCAACCAACAACAGGCGATTAATTACTTTAATCAAGCGATCGCAGCTAAACCAGAGTATGCTGGTGCTTATTTAGCCCGCGGTGTAGCTCGTTATCAGATATTTGATCGCCAAGGTGCGTTTCAAGATGCCCAAATTGCTGAAAAACTGTTCACATCCCAAAGCAATGATCCTGGGATTCAAACAGCACAGGCTTTTATGAAAGAATTGCAAACACCCTATAGTGATAAAGTCAGTACTGGTAAACCTAGTTTCTTCGACTTTGTAGGTAGTCTTGGCTCAGTACTGCTGCAATTTCTTCCTTTTTAA
- a CDS encoding TenA family protein, which translates to MTLSNELWAANQDLAQACLEHPFVQGIADGTLEQTKFAYYVGQDAFFLEAFARAYSIAAAKAPDWVGFTTFHHLAAGVLEELRLHESYALRWGVNLQSVEPGTATRRYTDFLLATAWGGDVGVTAAAMSPCMSLYAFLGEQLASNGIPNHQYADWISTYSSQDFQPLSQQLASLVDNYATANTLVCSTYRYAMFCERDFFQAAWLL; encoded by the coding sequence ATGACTTTATCCAACGAATTGTGGGCAGCAAATCAAGATTTAGCCCAAGCTTGTCTAGAACATCCTTTTGTTCAAGGCATTGCTGACGGTACGCTTGAGCAAACGAAGTTCGCTTACTACGTCGGGCAAGATGCCTTTTTCTTAGAAGCTTTTGCCCGTGCGTATAGCATCGCCGCAGCTAAAGCACCAGACTGGGTAGGTTTCACCACATTTCATCACTTAGCTGCTGGAGTTTTAGAAGAACTGCGGTTGCATGAAAGTTATGCTTTACGATGGGGAGTTAATTTGCAATCTGTAGAACCTGGAACTGCTACCCGTCGCTATACTGATTTTTTGTTAGCTACTGCTTGGGGTGGGGATGTAGGTGTAACAGCTGCGGCAATGTCTCCTTGTATGAGTCTTTATGCTTTTTTAGGAGAACAATTGGCTAGTAATGGCATTCCTAATCATCAGTATGCCGACTGGATTAGTACTTACAGCAGTCAAGATTTTCAGCCGTTGTCACAGCAATTAGCAAGTTTGGTTGATAACTATGCTACAGCTAATACCTTAGTTTGCTCAACATACCGTTATGCTATGTTCTGCGAACGTGACTTTTTCCAAGCTGCATGGTTGTTGTAG